From Anoplopoma fimbria isolate UVic2021 breed Golden Eagle Sablefish chromosome 11, Afim_UVic_2022, whole genome shotgun sequence, one genomic window encodes:
- the cpt1a2b gene encoding LOW QUALITY PROTEIN: carnitine O-palmitoyltransferase 1, liver isoform (The sequence of the model RefSeq protein was modified relative to this genomic sequence to represent the inferred CDS: inserted 1 base in 1 codon), protein MAEAHQAVAFQFTITPEGIDLQLSYQALNQIYQSGVRSWKKRVSRLRNRVIKGVYPASPSSWLFVVIAILATMYMRSDPSMGLITKIQQHLPLSLHVSLSTQGQTMLSALVFSTLLWLSLILALRFCLKLLLSYHQWMFEQHGRVSNTTKVWVTLLRLLSSRKPLLYSYQTSLPHLPVPPIQDTLSRYLKSARPLLTDPEYKRMTELANQFESNLGNRLQRYLKLKALWATNYVSDWWEEYIYLRGRGPIMVNSNYYGMDFLYVTPTTVQAARAGNTITALLLYRRKVNREELKPSRVPGTVIPLCAAQCERMFNTTRTPGVETDVLQHWQDSEFVAVYHKGRFFRLWVYQSGRLLSPREIEHQIQRILDDPSPPQPGEEKLGALTAGERVPWSQMRKQYFSSGVNKRSLDSIERAAFFVTLDDEEQGMKGEDPAGNLDRYAKSILHGKCYDRWFDKSFSIVIYKNGKSGLNAEHSWADAPTVAHLWEYTLATDAFQLGYNEDGHCKGDVDRSLPFPQRLAWDIPSEVQAQACSSLAVAQALADDVDCHVFPFKEFGKGRIKKLRVSPDAFIQIGLQLAYFRDRGGFCLTYEASMTRLFREGRTETVRSCSSESCAFVRALEDGEAGDQCRRLFKLASERHQNLYRMAMTGAGIDRHLFCLYVVSKYLGXDSPFLKEVLSEPWRLSTSQTPVQQMELFDLKNNPDFISLGGGFGPVADDGYGVSYIIVGEDMINFHVSSKYSFGETDSHRFGAQIRKALQDIMTLLSADTKPLLSSKSTAQPQSKKLL, encoded by the exons ATGGCGGAGGCCCACCAGGCGGTGGCGTTCCAGTTCACCATAACGCCAGAGGGGATAGACCTGCAGCTCTCCTATCAGGCCCTGAACCAGATCTACCAGTCCGGAGTACGATCCTGGAAGAAAAGAGTCAGCCGCCTGAGG AACAGAGTGATCAAGGGAGTGTACCCTGCCAGCCCTTCCTCGTGGCTCTTTGTCGTCATAGCGATCCTGGCCACGATGTACATGCGCTCGGATCCCAGCATGGGGCTCATCACGAAGATACAGCAACACCTGCCTCTAAg CCTCCACGTCTCGCTCAGCACCCAGGGTCAGACCATGCTGTCGGCGCTGGTCTTCAGCACCCTGCTCTGGCTCTCCCTCATCCTGGCGCTCAGGTTCTGCCTCAAACTGCTTCTCTCCTACCACCAGTGGATGTTCGAGCAGCACGGCCGGGTTTCCAACACCACAAAAGTCTGGGTG ACTCTGCTGAGGTTACTATCAAGCAGGAAGCCTCTGCTGTACAGCTATCAAACCTCTCTGCCTCATCTGCCTGTTCCTCCCATCCAAGACACACTGAGCCGG tatcTGAAGTCAGCGCGTCCTCTTTTGACTGATCCAGAGTATAAACGCATGACTGAACTGGCCAACCAGTTTGAATCCAACCTAGGAAACCGTCTCCAACGCTACCTGAAACTCAAAGCTCTGTGGGCCACCAACTAT GTGAGCGACTGGTGGGAGGAATACATCTACTTGAGGGGCCGAGGTCCCATAATGGTCAACAGCAACTACTACGGCATG GACTTCCTGTACGTGACCCCAACCACGGTGCAGGCGGCCAGGGCGGGAAACACCATCACTGCCCTGCTGCTCTACCGCCGCAAGGTCAACCGGGAGGAACTCAAACCG AGTCGTGTTCCAGGCACTGTCATCCCTCTGTGTGCTGCTCAGTGTGAGAGGATGTTCAACACAACACGCACACCAGGAGTGGAGAccg ATGTGCTCCAGCACTGGCAGGACAGCGAGTTTGTGGCAGTGTACCACAAGGGGCGTTTTTTCCGCTTGTGGGTGTACCAATCGGGCCGGCTGCTGTCTCCCAGGGAGATCGAACACCAGATCCAGAGGATCCTGGATGACCCTTCCCCCCCGCAACCGGGAGAGGAGAAACTGGGAGCCCTCACTGCTGGAGAAAG GGTTCCTTGGTCCCAGATGAGGAAGCAGTACTTCAGCTCCGGTGTCAACAAGCGATCCCTGGATTCCATCGAGAGGGCGGCCTTCTTCGTGACATTGGACGATGAAGAGCAAGGCATGAAGGGGGAGGACCCGGCGGGAAACTTGGACCGCTACGCCAAGTCCATACTGCACGGGAAATGTTACGATAG GTGGTTTGACAAATCCTTCTCCATTGTGATCTACAAAAATGGGAAGAGTGGACTGAATGCAGAGCACTCCTGGGCGGATGCACCGACAGTGGCTCACCTctgggag TACACCCTGGCCACAGATGCCTTCCAGCTGGGCTACAATGAGGACGGCCACTGCAAAGGCGACGTGGACCGCTCACTACCTTTTCCCCAGAGGCTCGCCTGGGACATCCCCTCAGAG gTTCAGGCTCAGGCGTGCAGCTCCCTTGCCGTTGCCCAGGCTCTGGCGGATGACGTGGACTGCCACGTGTTTCCCTTCAAAGAGTTTGGAAAAGGACGCATCAAGAAGCTGCGCGTCAGCCCTGATGCATTCATACAGATTGGCTTACAGCTGGCATACTTCAGG GATCGAGGAGGTTTTTGTCTGACTTACGAGGCGTCGATGACTCGTCTGTTCAGGGAGGGCCGGACCGAGACTGTGCGGTCCTGCTCCAGCGAGAGCTGTGCCTTCGTCAGAGCTCTAGAGGATGGAGAG GCAGGGGACCAATGCAGGCGTCTCTTCAAACTGGCCTCAGAGAGGCACCAGAACCTTTATCGAATGGCCATGACTGGAGCCGGAATAGACAGACACCTCTTCTGTCTCTACGTGGTGTCCAAATACCTGG TGGACTCACCCTTCCTCAAAGAG GTTTTGTCGGAGCCTTGGCGTCTCTCCACCAGTCAGACCCCGGTTCAGCAGATGGAGCTGTTCGACCTGAAGAACAACCCCGACTTCATATCGCTTGGTGGCGGGTTCGGACCT GTCGCCGATGATGGTTATGGGGTTTCATACATCATCGTGGGTGAGGATATGATCAACTTCCACGTGTCTTCCAAATACTCCTTCGGCGAGACT GATTCCCACAGATTTGGAGCTCAAATACGCAAAGCTCTCCAAGACATCAtgactctcctctctgctgacaCAAAACCCTTGTTGTCCTCCAAAAGCACAGCCCAGCCTCAGTCCAAGAAGCTCCTCTGA